From the genome of Spirochaetaceae bacterium:
GAACGCCTGCGCGAGGGCATCGCCGACATCGAAGCCGGCAAGACAATCAACGCCACGGTCGTCGATGGCGAAATCGAAGCGCTCCCGTGACCCCGGACGCGCTGCGTCGGCTCCGTCGGCGGTTGCCTTCTCACGCCGGGCGTGGGAGGACTATCAGCACTGGGTGCAGAACGACCGCACCGTCGCGCGGCGAATCGCTCGGCTGATCGAAGAGTGTCTGCGCCATCCGTTCCGCGGCGCCGGCAACCCGGAACCCCTCAGGCACGAGCTGGCCGGCTACTGGTCGCGCCGCATCACGCGGGAACATCGACTCGTGTATCGAGTATCGGACGCCCGGTGCGAGATCGCGCAGTGCCGCTACCACTACTGATCCGGCTTGACTGATCCGGCTTGCCCGCAGCCCCAGGGGTCATCGTGCACCAC
Proteins encoded in this window:
- a CDS encoding Txe/YoeB family addiction module toxin, encoding MAKSKRSRDPGRAASAPSAVAFSRRAWEDYQHWVQNDRTVARRIARLIEECLRHPFRGAGNPEPLRHELAGYWSRRITREHRLVYRVSDARCEIAQCRYHY